GATGGCGGTTTACCAGAATGGGAAACACATCAATTTAAAACAGAACAATGCATTGAAAACAAAAAGCTAACTGGAGATTTTAAAGCAAAATACAACCCAAATAATGTGGTGTATTTTGAGTCTTTAGAGGCTATAGGAAAAGATTCAGAATTTAAAATTATAGATGCACGGTCACAGGATAGGTTTACTTCTAAAGTGGCAGAACCTAGAGCGGGTTTACGATCTGGTACAATACCAAATTCTGTTAATTTACCTTTTACAGCACTTTTAGATGGTAAAACATTTAAACCCCAAAAAGATTGGGAAGCGTTGTTTGATAACGTTGCACAAAGCAATCAGCAACTAGTATTTACTTGTGGTTCAGGTATAACCGCATCTGTATTAAGCTTAGCGGCAACAATTTTAGGCTATAACAATAGTGTTTACGATGGGTCGTGGACGGAATACGGTAGTTTAATAAAGTAAATCGCTAAATGAAAGTATTAATTGAAAAACTGAAGTATTTTCTTGAACAGAAAATAAATCTAATACT
This portion of the Olleya sp. Bg11-27 genome encodes:
- a CDS encoding sulfurtransferase, whose translation is MEGFDNIVSVQWLQANLGQPNLVVLDATIARVAGKQSNSETQQIPNARFFDIKKDFSDVLADFPSTIPSELQFEESAQELGINKTSFIVVYDSKGIYSSPRAWWLFKTFGHANVAVLDGGLPEWETHQFKTEQCIENKKLTGDFKAKYNPNNVVYFESLEAIGKDSEFKIIDARSQDRFTSKVAEPRAGLRSGTIPNSVNLPFTALLDGKTFKPQKDWEALFDNVAQSNQQLVFTCGSGITASVLSLAATILGYNNSVYDGSWTEYGSLIK